In one Alteribacter lacisalsi genomic region, the following are encoded:
- a CDS encoding VOC family protein, whose amino-acid sequence MSRFHQAPAVFASGLRLKTGDLNRAVSFYTTVLGFQAEEEREGVVQLLVPGGGQPFLTIEEGQGVTPRRPYETGLFHFAILLPERADLGRFIRYMTERGVPLHGASDHDVSEAVYFSDPDGNGIEVYTDRGADEWKWEGGSVYMTSEPLDIKGLMEAAENTTWSGLPQGTELGHIHMQAADLPASERFYKEGLGLDLVCRFGRDALFLSSSGYHHHIGLNTWNSRGAKAPAASSAGIRWFDLAFPNEEKRTAAVERLDNLGFDIVKREGHYAVKDPSKNLIRLITL is encoded by the coding sequence ATGTCTCGATTTCATCAGGCGCCTGCCGTTTTTGCTAGCGGCTTGCGTCTTAAGACCGGGGATTTGAATAGAGCCGTGTCATTTTATACGACTGTGCTTGGTTTTCAGGCAGAAGAGGAACGGGAAGGTGTCGTGCAGCTGCTGGTGCCAGGAGGAGGACAACCGTTTCTCACCATTGAAGAAGGTCAAGGTGTGACCCCGAGACGACCATATGAAACCGGCCTGTTCCACTTTGCCATTCTTCTTCCTGAACGGGCAGATCTCGGGCGCTTTATCCGGTACATGACGGAGCGCGGTGTGCCTCTTCACGGGGCGTCGGATCATGATGTGAGTGAGGCTGTATATTTCTCGGATCCTGATGGAAACGGAATTGAAGTCTATACAGACCGGGGCGCAGACGAGTGGAAATGGGAGGGAGGCTCGGTTTATATGACGTCTGAGCCCCTGGACATAAAAGGACTTATGGAAGCTGCGGAAAACACAACGTGGTCCGGTCTGCCACAGGGAACTGAACTCGGTCACATTCATATGCAGGCAGCCGATCTGCCGGCTTCCGAGCGTTTTTACAAAGAAGGACTCGGTCTGGACCTGGTGTGCCGGTTTGGCAGGGACGCCCTCTTTTTATCTTCATCCGGCTATCATCACCATATCGGCTTGAACACCTGGAACAGCCGCGGTGCAAAAGCTCCCGCCGCAAGCAGTGCCGGGATCCGGTGGTTTGATCTGGCTTTTCCGAATGAGGAAAAAAGAACAGCGGCAGTCGAAAGGCTTGATAATCTCGGTTTTGACATCGTGAAACGTGAAGGGCATTATGCTGTGAAAGATCCTTCAAAAAACCTCATCCGTCTGATCACACTTTAA